One Spodoptera frugiperda isolate SF20-4 chromosome 10, AGI-APGP_CSIRO_Sfru_2.0, whole genome shotgun sequence genomic region harbors:
- the LOC118277162 gene encoding uncharacterized protein LOC118277162 isoform X5, with amino-acid sequence MKTFIIIALLSALAACCSASVLPSEEMAGGITVVENADEAELQKFLSTRQASNETELLFESNFFVPAIPGEAVVHRIEYIGAPNTKITTTHRNHFPPLPSLVHTAGWLTNNLVMTLTSQVGGSMLGSVKIYGYVHGN; translated from the exons ATGAAGACCTTCATCATCATCGCATTGCTGTCAGCACTAGCAGCCTGCTGTAGTGCCAGTGTCCTCCCGAGCGAGGAGATGGCCGGAGGCATCACTGTGGTGGAAAATGCTGATGAGGCAGAGCTCCAGAAATTCCTGTCTACCCGCCAGGCGTCAAACGAAACTGAGCTTTTATTTGA GTCCAACTTCTTCGTGCCAGCCATTCCGGGCGAAGCGGTAGTACACCGTATCGAGTACATTGGCGCACCAAACACTAAG atAACCACCACTCATAGAAACCACTTTCCACCTTTGCCATCTCTAGTGCACACTGCAGGCTGGCTGACCAACAATCTCGTCATGACTTTGACTTCACAAGTCGGCGGCAGTATGCTTGGTAGTGTGAAAATTTATGGCTACGTGCACGGAAACTAG